From one Pseudomonadales bacterium genomic stretch:
- a CDS encoding DUF615 domain-containing protein, translating into MPKKNHSWPGTDDEQPDALEPEKSKSELKREMLALQKIGEDIANLPNAQFIQIPLEETLREALELFRRLKNREGRRRQMQYIGKLMRVADTDLILAKLDLFRKDGETYRRHFHRIEKWRDKIIENGDDAVNQLLSEEPQLDRQHLRQMVRQSQKELSQNKPPAASRKLFQYLRDTIEPH; encoded by the coding sequence ATGCCAAAGAAAAACCACAGCTGGCCAGGTACTGATGATGAGCAACCGGATGCCCTGGAACCAGAGAAAAGCAAATCTGAACTCAAACGGGAGATGCTCGCACTGCAAAAAATTGGTGAAGACATCGCTAACCTGCCCAATGCACAGTTCATTCAGATTCCTCTGGAAGAAACCCTGAGAGAAGCCCTAGAACTGTTTCGGCGACTCAAAAACCGCGAGGGGCGGCGACGCCAAATGCAGTATATCGGCAAACTCATGCGTGTTGCCGATACAGACCTGATTCTCGCCAAACTCGACCTGTTCCGGAAGGACGGCGAAACCTACCGACGGCATTTTCATCGCATTGAAAAATGGCGCGACAAAATCATCGAAAACGGCGATGACGCCGTTAACCAGCTACTGTCAGAAGAGCCTCAGCTCGACCGGCAGCACCTGAGACAAATGGTTCGACAATCGCAAAAAGAACTCAGTCAAAACAAGCCGCCAGCAGCAAGTCGCAAACTGTTTCAATACCTGCGCGACACCATTGAGCCTCACTAA
- a CDS encoding tyrosine-type recombinase/integrase, producing MSKRTPGLVKRGKNGIWTIDKRIRGYGRLFESTGTGDRQEAERYLTFRLEQIRNEMVYGVKPDYTFRQAATKYLLENERKRSIDRDAQSLRILDSFIGNLALRQVHQDTLGPFIASRKKEGLKSNTINRDLAVVRRVLILAARLWRDERGNPWLETTPLIRMLDWKDARKPYPISWVEQERLFAELPIHLREMALFKVNTGTREAEVCGLRWEWEVSLPELSASVFLIPGDLVKNGEDRLVVLNSVARAVVNRQRGKHREHVFTYTYKGEHKPVERMNTKAWRRARDVTELSQVRVHDLKHTFGRRLRAAGIGVETRMVMLGHTNKQITTHYSAVEIGELIEAAERVSFERGSTPTLTLLRSPNAETKGESRKSHAFGRNKKGYTYVTL from the coding sequence ATGTCGAAGAGAACACCGGGCCTCGTCAAGCGGGGCAAAAACGGCATTTGGACAATCGACAAACGTATCAGAGGATATGGACGCCTTTTCGAAAGCACTGGAACGGGTGACAGGCAGGAAGCAGAGCGATACCTGACTTTTCGTCTGGAACAGATTCGCAATGAGATGGTGTACGGGGTCAAACCTGATTACACCTTTCGGCAGGCAGCGACCAAATATCTTCTGGAAAACGAGCGCAAGCGCAGTATTGATCGCGATGCTCAGTCGCTGAGGATTCTTGATTCTTTTATCGGGAATCTGGCCTTGCGGCAGGTGCATCAGGATACCTTGGGGCCTTTTATTGCTTCACGCAAAAAAGAGGGTCTCAAGTCCAATACGATCAATCGTGATTTGGCCGTTGTCCGGCGGGTATTAATACTGGCTGCCAGGTTGTGGCGTGATGAGCGTGGCAACCCTTGGCTGGAGACAACACCGCTGATTCGTATGTTGGATTGGAAAGATGCCAGAAAACCATACCCGATTTCGTGGGTTGAGCAGGAAAGGCTGTTTGCTGAACTGCCGATTCACTTGCGGGAAATGGCGTTGTTCAAGGTCAACACCGGCACACGGGAAGCGGAAGTCTGCGGGTTAAGATGGGAGTGGGAAGTTTCACTTCCAGAGCTGTCTGCCAGTGTATTTTTGATACCGGGGGACCTTGTTAAAAATGGCGAAGATCGGTTAGTGGTGTTGAATTCGGTGGCAAGAGCGGTTGTGAATCGCCAGCGGGGCAAGCATCGGGAACATGTGTTTACTTATACATATAAAGGTGAGCACAAGCCGGTCGAGCGGATGAATACCAAAGCATGGCGCAGAGCGCGGGACGTGACAGAGTTATCTCAGGTCAGGGTTCACGATCTGAAACACACCTTTGGTCGTCGTTTGCGCGCTGCTGGAATTGGGGTTGAAACGCGTATGGTGATGCTTGGTCACACCAACAAACAAATCACTACACACTACTCAGCAGTGGAAATCGGAGAGCTGATAGAAGCGGCTGAGAGAGTGAGTTTTGAGCGGGGGTCAACACCAACTCTAACGCTACTGAGAAGTCCAAATGCAGAGACAAAAGGAGAGTCACGCAAATCTCACGCATTTGGTAGAAACAAAAAGGGCTACACGTACGTAACTCTTTGA
- a CDS encoding integrase domain-containing protein, protein MRNLNYQLKLLCRRNRDGSYATRVDRERQLTAIANQLHNLGYRGMSINSLRQKHVQALVDLWLDQQVSAGTIKNRMAHMRWWAEKINRSSVIANANIYYGIPDRQFVSSVNKAVSLSKEDFQRINDPFVRMSLQLQQAFGLRREEALKICPHWADRQTYLRLKSGWTKGGRPRTIPIISVEQRAVLEAAKKLAAWGSLIPADLTYVRQLRRYEHACTYAGLSKLHGLRHAYAQARYRALTGWNCPSAGGPNRPQLTADQRRGDRAARLQISAELGHEREQITAVYLGR, encoded by the coding sequence ATGAGAAATCTGAATTATCAACTGAAGTTGTTGTGTCGCCGTAATCGGGATGGCAGTTATGCCACGCGGGTTGATAGGGAGAGGCAGCTTACGGCTATTGCCAATCAACTTCATAATCTGGGTTATCGAGGAATGAGTATCAATTCTTTGCGTCAGAAACATGTGCAGGCGCTGGTGGATTTGTGGCTGGATCAGCAGGTCAGTGCAGGCACCATCAAGAATCGCATGGCCCATATGCGTTGGTGGGCTGAGAAGATTAACCGGTCTAGTGTGATTGCGAACGCTAATATTTACTACGGAATACCGGATCGACAGTTTGTGTCGTCGGTGAATAAGGCGGTGTCTTTGAGTAAGGAGGATTTCCAGCGGATCAATGATCCCTTTGTTCGGATGAGCCTCCAGTTGCAACAAGCTTTTGGTTTGCGCCGGGAGGAGGCGCTGAAAATCTGCCCCCATTGGGCTGATCGGCAAACCTATTTGCGGTTGAAGTCGGGTTGGACCAAGGGTGGGCGACCCAGAACTATTCCGATTATTTCGGTTGAGCAGCGTGCGGTTCTGGAGGCGGCCAAGAAGTTGGCAGCTTGGGGGTCGCTAATTCCTGCTGATCTGACTTATGTGCGTCAGTTGCGGCGTTATGAACATGCTTGTACCTATGCTGGTTTGTCGAAGTTGCATGGTCTGCGACATGCCTATGCGCAGGCCCGATATCGCGCGTTAACAGGGTGGAACTGCCCCAGTGCTGGTGGCCCCAATCGGCCTCAATTAACAGCTGATCAGCGGCGAGGGGATCGAGCTGCCCGTCTTCAGATCAGTGCGGAGTTGGGGCATGAGCGGGAGCAGATCACGGCGGTCTATCTGGGCCGTTAA
- a CDS encoding type II toxin-antitoxin system RelE/ParE family toxin yields the protein MKKYHIDIKSTAENDLKSRYLQIAEESPQNTARWYLDIIETIEKLDPLAELCPIASEGINTQRGTRHFILGNYRALYLINQLVVDVLHVRHGKMERKL from the coding sequence TTGAAAAAATATCACATCGATATCAAATCCACTGCAGAGAACGATTTAAAATCACGTTATCTTCAGATTGCCGAGGAGTCTCCTCAAAATACGGCGAGGTGGTATCTGGATATTATCGAAACAATCGAAAAACTCGATCCGCTCGCCGAGCTTTGCCCCATCGCGTCAGAGGGAATCAATACACAGAGAGGAACACGTCATTTCATACTCGGCAACTACCGCGCGCTCTATTTGATAAATCAACTTGTTGTCGATGTCCTGCATGTTCGGCATGGTAAGATGGAGAGAAAGCTATAA
- a CDS encoding DNA cytosine methyltransferase, which yields MKIEKFNHGSFISLFCGCGGLDYGFNKLGFECLGAYDINPQAVASYNKNYGQLAAQDDLSALNFSIKGVSKVDLVLSGSPCQGFSTLGKRNYDDPRNQLLIRAVEIALQYKAKIFVAENVPGALSGKHGDWWKRANDILLNNGFVTTTLVIKADDYGVPQKRKRIFLVGVRGANTDIFNRVQLSKSFKKKTVGQVLTDGPKESAPEILKGIDLLIAKKIKPGQKLCDVRGGNAAVHTWDIPEVFGYVDETDILILKELMKARRAKSNRVRGHGDGDFVAPSVLEKGLGFGVKRRLRSLNKKGYVRVDKNQKVNLSHTFNGKYRRLSPDGFSPTVDTKFGNPKYFLHPTENRGFASCEAALLQGFPRDYKFIGTESQKMQQVGNAVPPPVSKVLAKYIKDILEAI from the coding sequence TTGAAAATCGAAAAGTTTAATCATGGCTCATTTATTAGTTTGTTCTGCGGATGCGGAGGCTTGGATTATGGATTCAATAAGCTTGGATTTGAATGTCTTGGTGCGTACGACATAAATCCACAAGCAGTAGCCAGCTACAACAAAAACTATGGTCAATTAGCAGCACAAGACGATTTGTCAGCGTTGAATTTCTCGATTAAAGGAGTGAGTAAGGTTGATTTAGTTCTATCTGGGTCTCCTTGCCAAGGTTTTTCTACCCTAGGTAAAAGGAATTATGATGATCCAAGAAATCAATTGCTTATAAGAGCAGTTGAAATCGCGCTGCAATATAAAGCTAAGATATTTGTCGCAGAAAATGTTCCTGGAGCACTCTCTGGAAAGCATGGAGATTGGTGGAAGCGCGCCAACGATATACTTTTAAATAATGGCTTTGTTACAACTACCTTAGTAATTAAGGCTGATGATTATGGAGTGCCTCAGAAAAGAAAACGGATTTTTCTAGTGGGAGTTCGAGGTGCGAATACAGATATCTTTAATCGAGTCCAGCTTTCTAAGAGTTTCAAGAAAAAAACTGTCGGCCAGGTATTAACTGATGGACCGAAAGAATCTGCGCCTGAAATACTAAAAGGAATAGATTTACTTATTGCTAAAAAGATCAAACCAGGACAAAAGCTCTGTGATGTCAGGGGAGGGAATGCGGCGGTTCATACGTGGGATATTCCTGAAGTTTTTGGGTATGTTGATGAAACTGACATACTGATATTGAAGGAATTAATGAAGGCTCGTAGAGCAAAGAGTAATCGGGTTAGAGGACATGGAGATGGCGACTTTGTCGCCCCGTCGGTTTTAGAGAAAGGCTTGGGTTTTGGCGTCAAGAGGCGGCTACGCAGCTTAAATAAAAAGGGCTATGTAAGAGTTGATAAAAATCAGAAAGTAAATTTATCCCATACGTTTAATGGGAAGTATCGGAGGCTATCTCCTGACGGTTTTTCTCCTACAGTCGACACTAAATTTGGCAATCCAAAATATTTTCTTCATCCAACCGAAAACAGAGGTTTTGCTTCCTGTGAAGCAGCTTTATTACAAGGGTTTCCTAGAGACTATAAGTTTATAGGTACGGAGTCGCAAAAGATGCAGCAGGTAGGAAATGCTGTCCCCCCACCTGTTTCAAAGGTGTTAGCAAAATATATAAAGGATATTTTGGAGGCCATTTAG
- a CDS encoding Fic family protein — protein sequence MEPLQISEGSRHRAALTELSVELAAKSAGFRRSLPEGIVTALAKLVRAMNCYYSNLIEGHNTHPVDIERAMRDDYSAEPKKRDLQLEARAHVMVQKWIDEGGLDGGRTTTLESICEIHKRFGELLPEELLWVEDPNSGERVRLTPGQLRLRDVQVGNHIPVSAGALPRFLRRFEDVYSQHKKAETIFSAAAAHHRLLWIHPFLDGNGRVARLMSYAMLREALDTGGVWSIARGLARQEAKYKQHLIACDQPRRGDTDGRGNLSESALAEFTAFFLQTCIDQVTFMEQLVQPDKLRERIRLWCEEEIRTDNLPPKAGNVLEAILYRGELPRGEVQGIVGTGERQARRIVAALQNAGVITSESTRAPLHIAFPATLAGRWMPGLFPEA from the coding sequence ATGGAGCCACTCCAAATCAGTGAAGGCTCCCGTCACCGTGCGGCTTTAACTGAGCTATCTGTAGAGCTTGCCGCCAAGTCTGCCGGCTTCAGACGCAGCCTGCCCGAAGGAATCGTAACCGCTCTTGCCAAACTTGTTCGCGCCATGAATTGTTACTACTCGAACTTGATTGAGGGGCACAATACTCACCCCGTCGATATTGAACGCGCGATGCGGGACGACTATAGCGCCGAACCGAAAAAGAGAGACCTACAACTAGAAGCGCGCGCTCATGTTATGGTTCAAAAATGGATCGATGAGGGTGGATTGGACGGTGGGCGAACCACTACCCTTGAAAGCATTTGTGAAATCCACAAACGGTTTGGCGAACTGTTACCGGAAGAACTACTTTGGGTAGAAGATCCCAATTCAGGTGAACGTGTACGCCTCACCCCTGGACAGTTGAGATTACGGGATGTACAGGTCGGAAACCACATTCCTGTAAGTGCAGGTGCTCTGCCCCGTTTTCTGCGGCGATTTGAAGATGTGTATAGCCAGCATAAAAAAGCAGAGACAATTTTCTCGGCGGCAGCGGCACATCATCGCCTTTTATGGATTCACCCGTTTCTTGACGGGAATGGCCGCGTGGCTCGCCTCATGTCATACGCTATGCTCCGAGAAGCTCTTGATACAGGCGGGGTGTGGTCAATCGCCCGCGGCCTTGCCCGACAAGAAGCCAAATACAAGCAACACTTGATTGCTTGTGACCAACCGCGCCGTGGCGATACCGATGGTCGAGGAAACCTTAGTGAAAGCGCCCTTGCCGAATTCACAGCATTCTTCTTACAAACTTGTATAGATCAAGTCACTTTTATGGAGCAACTTGTTCAGCCGGATAAATTGCGGGAACGCATCCGACTCTGGTGCGAAGAAGAAATACGGACAGATAACCTGCCGCCGAAGGCAGGGAATGTACTGGAAGCCATCCTGTATCGCGGCGAACTTCCGCGGGGAGAAGTTCAAGGCATTGTGGGCACAGGAGAGCGACAGGCGCGACGAATCGTGGCAGCTCTCCAGAATGCCGGAGTCATTACCTCCGAAAGCACACGCGCCCCCTTACATATAGCCTTCCCGGCCACACTCGCCGGTCGCTGGATGCCGGGGCTATTTCCGGAGGCTTAA
- a CDS encoding EAL domain-containing protein, protein MSSLAVSTSPAVPLRVLLVDDCPHYLAATSRFLGLYPWVEVVGQASSKEEALSLAHELEPQLILMDIVMPQVSGIDIAREIKARENPPLIVMVSLHNNAEYRYYASEAGADGYITKTELQAELPLLLKSVRSSGLLPHVVTLSPEIKSSTNNLVNQALIESEERLRIALEVGGMGIFDWDLVNDVVTWSQAHAHLCGLQVDRLDGNYATFSSFIHPDDLASVEEASDKARREQVAYQARYRVIWPGEDSIRWIQAQGRYEYDDHGKPLRLRGVATDVTEAMENLHELKQKQARLTAIFDGSPQCINLLDTEGRIQEINSFGVAMLGLKSADRLVGHRLGQFVSPEFKDQAWAAFEAALKGLSARTELEIVDGNGQLRWVETNWAPIHCPVSGELSVLCLTVDVTDRKKAEERVSFLSNYDALTGLPNRTLFTDRLGQAMVDVHRHNRSICVIFLDIDCFTSIIDTLGLHVGEILIKDTAQRLEKAVRPGDTVARIGGDEFALLLADMEKDDDATLIVQRVMQVFSLPFEVDGQNRHISASLGATLHPVDDQQADVETVLCNAEIALFRAKEVGRSTYRFYDAGMTKRAHEDIAIETALRSAIDNDEMTLHYQPIVDLRTGKIRGVEALLRWSNPNLGDLSPVRFIPIAEDSGLIVPIGQWVMRTACEQMQAWHEAGYPDLYVAVNVSSRQFHEPDMVASIEEILTETGLESQCLELEITESILITNSELTVHSINKLDMMGVKFSIDDFGTGYSSLSYLKRFPIDTLKIDRSFVRDITADMDDAAIVRAIITMAENLGLEVVAEGVENPEQLAFLSEHGSHAMQGFFFSKPKPAEEISQLLFEGKCLPAKK, encoded by the coding sequence ATGAGCTCTCTTGCTGTTTCAACATCGCCTGCTGTGCCATTGCGGGTATTATTGGTAGATGACTGCCCCCATTACCTTGCTGCAACCAGCCGGTTTTTAGGGCTCTACCCCTGGGTCGAAGTTGTTGGTCAGGCGTCGTCAAAAGAGGAGGCGTTGTCACTTGCTCATGAGCTTGAGCCTCAGCTGATTCTCATGGATATCGTGATGCCTCAGGTGAGTGGTATTGATATTGCCCGTGAGATTAAGGCCCGAGAGAATCCCCCCCTGATTGTTATGGTTTCCCTGCACAATAATGCGGAGTATCGGTACTACGCCAGTGAAGCTGGGGCGGATGGGTACATCACCAAAACAGAACTGCAGGCTGAGTTGCCACTGCTGCTTAAATCAGTGCGAAGCTCTGGTTTGCTTCCGCACGTGGTTACGCTTTCTCCTGAAATAAAATCATCAACAAATAATTTGGTTAACCAGGCGCTTATTGAAAGTGAAGAAAGGTTAAGAATTGCTCTTGAAGTCGGGGGCATGGGCATTTTTGACTGGGACTTGGTTAATGACGTTGTGACTTGGTCACAGGCTCATGCGCACCTCTGCGGGTTGCAAGTTGATCGGTTGGATGGGAACTATGCCACGTTCTCGAGCTTTATCCACCCGGATGATCTTGCGAGTGTTGAAGAAGCTTCAGACAAGGCTCGTCGCGAACAGGTAGCTTATCAGGCACGTTACCGTGTTATCTGGCCTGGTGAGGATTCTATTCGATGGATTCAGGCGCAAGGACGATATGAGTACGATGATCATGGGAAGCCTTTACGTTTGCGGGGGGTTGCCACTGATGTTACCGAAGCAATGGAGAATTTACATGAACTAAAGCAAAAACAGGCTCGCCTGACCGCTATTTTTGATGGCAGCCCCCAGTGTATCAATCTGTTGGATACCGAGGGGCGGATTCAGGAAATTAATTCCTTTGGGGTGGCAATGCTAGGGCTCAAAAGCGCGGACCGGCTTGTGGGGCATCGTCTGGGTCAGTTTGTTTCACCCGAATTCAAAGATCAGGCGTGGGCTGCTTTTGAAGCCGCTTTAAAGGGACTTAGTGCTCGCACTGAACTGGAAATTGTCGATGGCAACGGCCAGTTGCGCTGGGTAGAGACGAACTGGGCACCGATTCATTGCCCGGTCAGTGGTGAACTCTCTGTCTTGTGCCTGACGGTAGATGTGACGGATCGCAAAAAAGCTGAAGAAAGGGTGAGCTTTCTCTCCAATTACGATGCGCTGACCGGGTTGCCTAACCGAACGTTGTTTACAGATCGGCTAGGGCAGGCGATGGTGGATGTGCACCGGCACAACCGCTCGATATGCGTCATCTTTCTGGATATTGACTGTTTTACAAGCATCATCGATACGCTTGGTTTGCATGTCGGTGAAATACTTATAAAGGATACGGCCCAGCGTCTCGAAAAAGCGGTGCGTCCTGGTGATACGGTAGCCCGGATCGGTGGGGATGAGTTTGCCCTGCTGCTTGCCGACATGGAGAAAGACGATGATGCCACCTTGATTGTGCAGCGCGTGATGCAGGTTTTCAGTTTGCCGTTCGAGGTCGATGGCCAAAACCGGCATATCAGCGCGAGCCTCGGTGCTACACTGCACCCGGTGGATGACCAGCAGGCTGACGTGGAAACGGTTTTGTGCAACGCTGAAATTGCGTTATTCCGTGCCAAGGAAGTAGGGCGCTCCACCTATCGATTCTACGATGCAGGCATGACCAAGCGGGCACACGAGGATATAGCCATTGAAACTGCCCTGCGAAGTGCCATTGATAATGATGAAATGACACTCCACTACCAGCCGATTGTAGACTTGCGAACCGGCAAGATTCGGGGTGTTGAAGCACTATTACGCTGGTCTAACCCCAATTTGGGTGATCTTTCTCCCGTGCGCTTTATCCCCATTGCTGAAGATAGTGGTTTGATTGTACCCATTGGACAATGGGTGATGAGGACGGCATGTGAGCAGATGCAAGCCTGGCATGAGGCCGGTTACCCGGATTTGTATGTAGCTGTTAATGTCTCGTCCCGTCAGTTTCATGAACCAGACATGGTTGCCAGTATTGAGGAAATACTGACTGAAACGGGGTTGGAGAGCCAGTGCCTGGAGTTGGAGATTACAGAGAGTATCCTGATAACCAACTCGGAGCTGACCGTTCACAGCATCAACAAGCTCGACATGATGGGCGTTAAATTCTCAATAGATGATTTTGGTACAGGCTATTCCAGCCTCAGCTACCTTAAGCGCTTCCCGATAGATACGCTCAAAATTGACCGCTCGTTTGTGCGCGATATCACGGCAGATATGGACGATGCAGCGATTGTGCGGGCCATTATTACCATGGCGGAAAACCTGGGGCTTGAAGTGGTTGCAGAGGGTGTTGAGAACCCCGAGCAGCTTGCATTCCTATCGGAACACGGCAGTCACGCCATGCAGGGCTTCTTCTTTAGCAAACCCAAACCGGCGGAAGAAATAAGTCAGTTGCTGTTCGAAGGCAAGTGCTTACCTGCCAAGAAATAA
- a CDS encoding PAS domain S-box protein → MKLFWRNTLKKNLALTGEEAEDVTGSLPDMVFSLDANTGRITQCNNTLCDVTGFTKAEVIGRPIFELYHPDCREQVERVFSDFSETGKPQSEELQILLKNGDKCDVSLSATAHRLSSREILYSQAPQRDIEELKQTKQFLYGQNQILEKIARGAALGDSLTALVTLIEQQDPKMICSILLLEEDGVHVRHGAAPRLPAEYIAAIDGQAIGPKAGSCGTAMYRREPVYVEDITFDPLWDDYRSFALASGLKACWSTPIFDKGGEVLGTFAVYYSEPGLPDMPGFRLVDTAASIAAIAISRHHSEVLLERSRIRMANVFEQANDGIYIISANDNRYLDVNPHGAEMLGYSRQELLHMRVADIVAFDEKKRLRPSTERMMAGERHLEEWEHIRKDGSTFLAEVSARRIDEDSCMAIVRDLSERHAAELVLRESEEKLRLFIQYSPSAIAMFDQNMCYLAYSQRWLIDYELGERDLVGLCHYDVFPDLPAHWKDVHKRCLAGSIEKCEEESFVRASGKEEWVRWEIHPWRAASGGIGGIILFSETITRRKQAEEQLRASEQRFRLALEAAHLGIFDWDIASNQIVWSRYHETAWGFLDGEFDGTYEAFAKRIHPDDIEAIDSKAQHCIANRTPFSHEFRIIWPDGSIHWIAARGEMADTAEGEPPRMRGAVVEVTARKLAELELQESNRQLEKLSRKMLSAQEAERRNVARELHDEIGQLLTVVKLDLQTVLHKTGSEALAPALKDGMESIDRVVARVRDLSMNLRPSMLDDLGLAPALRWYVMRQAERLGRGFKVDLKLPPALPFLAEEVQTACFRIAQEAFTNIVRHARAKRILVELAVVDNQLELTVTDDGVGFYAGPNHQGFGLLSMQERAELAGGSLDIDSAPGQGTRIFAQFPITLSEAVPAVKASEI, encoded by the coding sequence ATGAAGCTTTTCTGGCGCAATACCTTAAAAAAGAACCTCGCTTTGACCGGAGAGGAAGCAGAAGATGTGACCGGTAGTTTGCCAGATATGGTTTTTTCTCTCGATGCCAATACCGGGCGTATTACCCAGTGTAACAACACTTTATGCGATGTGACGGGGTTTACCAAAGCGGAAGTTATCGGGCGCCCTATTTTTGAACTGTATCACCCGGACTGTCGTGAGCAGGTAGAAAGGGTTTTCAGCGATTTCTCAGAAACAGGCAAACCGCAGAGTGAAGAGCTTCAGATATTGTTAAAGAATGGAGACAAGTGCGATGTCAGTTTGAGTGCCACTGCACATCGTCTCTCGAGCAGGGAAATTCTCTACAGTCAGGCGCCACAGCGTGATATTGAGGAACTGAAGCAAACCAAACAGTTTCTTTACGGGCAGAACCAGATACTTGAAAAAATTGCCAGAGGTGCAGCGCTTGGTGATTCGCTCACAGCATTGGTAACGCTGATTGAGCAACAGGATCCAAAAATGATCTGCTCAATTTTACTGCTGGAAGAAGATGGTGTGCATGTCCGCCATGGTGCCGCACCAAGGCTGCCAGCAGAGTATATTGCGGCTATTGATGGTCAGGCGATCGGACCAAAAGCAGGTTCTTGTGGCACGGCGATGTATCGGCGTGAACCTGTTTATGTCGAGGATATAACGTTTGACCCGCTATGGGATGATTACCGGTCTTTTGCTTTGGCGTCCGGCTTGAAGGCGTGCTGGTCAACCCCGATTTTTGATAAAGGTGGTGAAGTGCTCGGCACCTTTGCGGTCTATTATTCTGAACCGGGGCTACCGGATATGCCAGGGTTTAGACTGGTTGATACGGCTGCGAGCATTGCTGCTATCGCGATCAGTCGGCATCATTCGGAAGTGCTTCTGGAGCGGAGTCGTATCCGGATGGCCAATGTCTTCGAGCAGGCTAATGACGGCATCTACATTATCTCTGCTAACGACAATCGATACCTCGATGTTAACCCTCATGGTGCAGAAATGCTGGGCTACAGCCGTCAAGAGTTGTTGCATATGAGGGTTGCCGATATTGTGGCATTCGACGAGAAGAAGCGTTTACGGCCATCCACTGAGAGAATGATGGCGGGTGAGCGACATCTGGAGGAGTGGGAACATATCCGCAAGGATGGTTCGACCTTTCTGGCTGAGGTCAGCGCGCGTCGAATCGATGAAGATTCCTGCATGGCAATTGTTCGCGACCTCAGTGAGCGTCACGCAGCTGAACTTGTGTTGCGAGAGAGCGAAGAAAAATTGCGCCTGTTCATTCAGTATTCACCTTCGGCAATTGCCATGTTTGATCAGAATATGTGTTACCTGGCTTACAGCCAGCGCTGGTTGATTGATTACGAGCTGGGTGAGCGGGATCTTGTTGGTCTTTGCCACTATGATGTATTTCCCGACCTGCCAGCACACTGGAAGGACGTGCACAAGCGTTGTTTAGCCGGCAGCATAGAAAAATGTGAAGAAGAGTCCTTCGTTCGGGCCAGTGGCAAAGAGGAGTGGGTACGCTGGGAGATTCATCCGTGGCGGGCGGCGAGCGGAGGGATTGGTGGCATTATCCTTTTTTCTGAGACTATTACCAGGCGCAAGCAAGCTGAAGAACAGCTTAGGGCCAGCGAGCAGCGTTTTCGTTTAGCGCTGGAAGCAGCGCATCTGGGGATTTTTGACTGGGATATCGCCAGTAATCAGATTGTTTGGTCTCGCTATCATGAAACGGCGTGGGGATTTCTCGATGGCGAATTTGATGGCACCTATGAGGCTTTTGCCAAACGTATACACCCGGATGATATCGAGGCTATTGACAGCAAGGCGCAGCACTGTATTGCCAATCGAACTCCGTTCTCGCATGAATTTCGCATTATCTGGCCGGATGGAAGCATTCACTGGATTGCAGCAAGGGGCGAGATGGCAGACACCGCCGAGGGCGAACCTCCAAGAATGCGGGGCGCTGTGGTGGAAGTGACTGCGCGCAAACTGGCAGAGCTAGAGCTTCAGGAGAGCAATCGCCAGCTTGAAAAGCTTTCACGCAAAATGTTGTCTGCCCAGGAAGCCGAGCGCCGTAACGTCGCTCGGGAACTGCATGATGAAATTGGCCAGCTGCTCACAGTGGTAAAACTTGACCTGCAAACCGTTTTGCACAAGACCGGCAGCGAAGCACTGGCGCCGGCCTTGAAAGATGGTATGGAGTCCATTGATCGGGTAGTGGCAAGGGTGCGAGACCTGTCGATGAATCTACGACCATCAATGCTTGATGACCTTGGTCTGGCCCCCGCTTTGCGCTGGTATGTCATGCGGCAGGCAGAGCGGCTGGGGAGGGGATTTAAGGTGGATTTAAAGTTGCCCCCGGCCTTGCCTTTCCTGGCAGAAGAAGTCCAAACAGCCTGTTTTCGAATAGCACAGGAAGCGTTTACCAACATTGTTCGTCATGCGCGCGCGAAGCGCATTCTGGTGGAGCTGGCGGTGGTGGATAATCAGCTGGAGCTAACGGTTACTGATGATGGTGTTGGGTTTTATGCGGGCCCGAACCACCAGGGTTTTGGTTTGCTCAGCATGCAGGAGCGTGCCGAACTGGCTGGCGGCAGCCTTGATATTGATTCCGCTCCGGGGCAAGGAACCCGTATATTCGCACAATTCCCAATCACTCTTTCGGAGGCTGTTCCTGCAGTGAAAGCATCCGAGATATGA